The following proteins are encoded in a genomic region of Anas acuta chromosome 28, bAnaAcu1.1, whole genome shotgun sequence:
- the LOC137845699 gene encoding keratin-associated protein 10-4-like, translating to MLCQNDCQRRQPCLPPNIVFLRNLPVNRSIGPASTVCNIECLPRCTDPCYYARVPRGTTTYINLSNLGRRQISLDPCWFGIPTCVDPCCQDQNRCTTRCVDPCCQDVTKCTTTCVDPCCQDVTKCTTTCVDPCCQDVTKCTTRCVDPCCEEVTKCTTTCVDPCCEEVTKCTTRCVDPCCEEVTKCTTKCVDPCCKEVTKCTTRCVDPCCEEVTKCTTRCVDPCCKEVTKCTTRCVDPCCKEVTKCTTRCVDPCCEEVTKCTTRCVDPCCKEVTKCTTRCVDPCCEEVTKCTTRCVDPCCRPVTKCTTTCVDPCYGRYTKCTTRCVDPCCGGVTRCTTRCVDPCCKEVTKCTTTCVDPCCEEVTKCTTRCVDPCCKEVTKCTTRCVDPCCEEVTKCTTRCVDPCCRPVTKCTTTCVDPCYGRYTKCTTRCVDPCCGGVTRCTTRCVDPCCEEVTKCTTRCVDPCCKEVTKCTTRCVDPCCEEVTKCTTRCVDPCCKEVTKCTTRCVDPCCRPVTKCTTTCVDPCYGRYSKCTTRCVDPCCGGVTRCTTRCVDPCCEEVTKCTTTCVDPCCKEVTKCTTTCVDPCCEEVTKCTTRCVDPCCGGVTRCTTRCVDPCCEEVTKCTTRCVDPCCKEVTKCTTTCVDPCCEEVTKCITRCVDPCCGDVTRCTTTCVDPCCAPCFMQPTPLCASVCGKQYSISCADICFRK from the coding sequence ATGCTTTGCCAAAATGACTGCCAGCGCAGAcagccctgcctccctcctAACATCGTCTTCTTGAGGAACTTGCCCGTGAATAGAAGCATTGGTCCTGCCAGCACCGTCTGTAACATCGAGTGCTTGCCCCGCTGCACGGATCCCTGCTACTATGCCAGGGTTCCTCGGGGCACCACCACATACATAAACCTGTCTAATCTTGGCAGGAGACAGATTTCCCTGGATCCGTGCTGGTTCGGAATCCCCACGTGTGTGGATCCCTGCTGCCAGGACCAGAACAGGTGCACTACCAGGTGTGTGGATCCCTGCTGTCAGGACGTGACCAAGTGCACCACCACATGTGTGGATCCCTGCTGTCAGGATGTGACCAAGTGCACCACCACATGTGTAGATCCATGCTGTCAGGATGTGACCAAGTGCACCACCAGATGCGTAGATCCCTGCTGTGAGGAGGTGACCAAGTGCACCACCACGTGTGTAGATCCCTGCTGTGAGGAAGTGACCAAGTGCACCACCAGATGTGTAGATCCCTGCTGTGAGGAAGTGACCAAGTGCACCACCAAATGTGTGGATCCGTGTTGCAAGGAAGTGACCAAATGTACCACTAGATGTGTGGATCCGTGCTGTGAGGAAGTAACCAAGTGCACCACCAGATGCGTGGACCCATGCTGCAAAGAAGTGACCAAGTGTACCACCAGATGCGTGGACCCATGCTGCAAGGAAGTAACCAAGTGCACCACCAGATGCGTGGATCCATGCTGTGAGGAAGTAACCAAGTGCACCACCAGATGTGTGGATCCGTGCTGCAAGGAAGTGACCAAGTGTACCACCAGGTGTGTGGATCCCTGCTGTGAGGAAGTGACCAAGTGTACCACCAGGTGTGTAGATCCCTGCTGTAGACCTGTGACCAAGTGTACCACCACATGTGTGGACCCATGTTATGGCAGATATACCAAGTGTACCACCAGGTGTGTGGATCCCTGCTGTGGAGGTGTGACCAGATGCACCACCAGATGTGTGGACCCATGCTGCAAGGAAGTGACCAAGTGCACCACCACATGTGTGGATCCATGCTGTGAGGAAGTAACCAAGTGCACCACCAGATGTGTGGATCCGTGCTGCAAGGAAGTGACCAAGTGTACCACCAGGTGTGTGGATCCCTGCTGTGAGGAAGTGACCAAGTGTACCACCAGGTGTGTAGATCCCTGCTGCAGACCTGTGACCAAGTGTACCACCACATGCGTGGACCCATGTTATGGCAGATATACCAAGTGTACCACCAGGTGTGTGGATCCCTGCTGTGGAGGTGTGACCAGATGCACCACCAGATGTGTAGATCCCTGCTGTGAGGAAGTGACCAAGTGTACCACTAGATGTGTGGATCCGTGCTGCAAGGAAGTGACCAAGTGTACCACTAGATGTGTGGATCCGTGCTGTGAGGAAGTGACCAAGTGTACCACCAGATGTGTGGACCCATGCTGCAAGGAAGTGACCAAGTGTACTACCAGGTGTGTGGATCCCTGCTGCAGACCTGTGACCAAATGTACCACCACATGCGTGGACCCATGTTATGGCAGGTATAGCAAGTGTACCACCAGGTGTGTGGATCCCTGCTGTGGAGGTGTGACCAGATGCACCACCAGATGTGTAGATCCCTGCTGTGAGGAGGTGACCAAGTGCACCACCACGTGTGTGGATCCGTGCTGCAAGGAAGTGACCAAGTGCACCACCACGTGTGTGGATCCCTGCTGTGAGGAGGTGACCAAGTGCACCACCAGGTGTGTGGATCCCTGCTGTGGAGGTGTGACCAGATGCACTACCAGATGTGTAGATCCCTGCTGTGAGGAAGTAACCAAGTGCACCACCAGATGTGTTGATCCGTGCTGCAAGGAAGTGACCAAGTGCACCACCACGTGTGTGGATCCCTGCTGTGAGGAAGTGACCAAGTGCATCACCAGATGTGTAGATCCCTGCTGTGGGGATGTGACCAGATGCACCACCACGTGTGTGGATCCCTGCTGTGCACCCTGCTTTATGCAGCCCACCCCTCTGTGTGCCAGTGTCTGCGGCAAGCAGTACTCCATCAGCTGTGCCGATATCTGTTTTCGTAAGTGA